Sequence from the Populus nigra chromosome 17, ddPopNigr1.1, whole genome shotgun sequence genome:
AGTATTTCTTTTGGCTCACATACCTAGGCGAATATCATTATCCTTTGTAAGGAATATGTTGGAACACTGGAATGAAGTCATCAGTGAGTTTATGTCAGCAACAGAACTATTTGTAAGATTTCCTTTATCTCTTGAGTGAGGTTAAGCATACCTTTAGATCTCTGTGAAGGACACGGTTAGAATGCAAGTAGTCCACAGCTAGCAACAACTGAGCCAGCCATTTGCAAAGTTTCTGGGAAACAAAACAGGAGAATGGTGTTCATAAGGTGTAGGTGATAATTGATAAACTTGAAGCATATGAAAACCTAAATGATTACCTCCTCTGGAAAAAATATTCCTCTCGCTTTCTTTATAATCCCAGCACTGGttggaggaaaagaaaaggaaagagctTTCATTTAGCCACTCATGAAGTATTCTgacaacatatttaatttttagccATACTCTTATATTATCTTCTGATGTGAATGTTTTACAGATCAACTTTCTAGATCAAGATCTCATATCTTAGAAGTGTCTGGTCAGAAATATATTTACATTACATCTCTTATCCTATCAACAATAGTGATACATGCTTTCACATAAACTTACATGTCTCCTCCTTCACAGTAGCCTGTTACTATGCATACACAGTTTCCCTGCAATACCATAGAGAAACATAAACATTTTTTTGTAGGTGGAAAACCATTTCAGAGTCCATGTTAATCTCAAAGGTAATAATTTACATGAAATTGTACAGAAGAACATTAAGAAATGATGCGGTTACCTTGTCGACCCAAGAATCCTTGTACTCCACAATGTAAGGGTTGTTTAGTTTCGCAATCAAATTCATCTGCAGAACATATGAACCAAGATTTTGGTCTTTTATGCAttgattaaaatatgaaaagctGTGATtatataatcatcatcatcattgaacTATTGAAAAATTCCTAGGTTAGAAAGTATTTTACAATTTGATTAGTATTTCCAAAACAGCAACTAGTGCAGAGGAAAGGGGGCAACATTAAAAATTTGTTCACAAGGttatacaaaaaatacatgTACTTCTAACAACCTGTCATGATTAAGTTGATTAAAGTAGAGATGATGACAAATGAGATCTGAACAATATAAATATCCTAGTTAGTTTTCTAGGCTCCTAATGAGTAAAATGAATCAGATGACTAATTGGCAACAAATTTCTTAAGCAATAACATGAAAATATCTAAAAGTTTATTcattattaacattaaaaaaaaaatccaatttcccatatgaaaagaaaaggattagtATAAAAAAGTGAAGGTCACCTCCTGATGAGCTGTGCGCTTAAACTTCTCTGTCTGCTTGGCCAACCGAATCTTCTTCAACACATACCTaccaaaaagcaaaaaaagaaccTCAAAAATCAACTATTTAGACCAGAGACAATGACTGCTAGAAGACAAAGGATCGTGCCGGCACAACCATTACCTACCCCTGTGAAGCCAAACTCACAATTTCGATCAAAAAATTTGTGTTTAtaattgaaatcaaattaacataatcaataaaaaaaaaaaaacagttcatATCCTTCGATCATTCAATACCAAGAACCAATCTTTTGGATGCTAGTACACCAATGAAAATTCGATTGAATTAATCAAGTGGGTTGCTCTAGTTATATGCAAAAGATCCatggaaataaagaaaagaaccaaaatttacaagcaaaattaacttctaacttttttttctcagttttaTGAAGAACAAGGAAAGCAGAACCAAAAGCTCCTCTTCCAATCTGCTCTATAACTTCATAATCTTCCATCTTTGACTTCACTTCACCGGTATCTGCCTCCATGAGAACCTACAACAAAAAGCCACACAGCATAAATGAGTCGTGGCTGAATTGGAAgcaaattttacaaattctaACACAAAAAGAAATCTTGGGGTCTCATGGCTAAGTTCTATGTTAAAGACTTTTACCTCGCAGGAGAAGAAAAACGATGCAAACTTCGAAGAAAAAAAGGCCAGTACTGGCAGCTAGTGGTAGTACAGACAGTATTAATTAGTCTCTAGATGAGTGAAATCGATGCTAAAAAGATGGGAATAGAGACACTATTGAAATTTGAAGCAACCATGTACAGTGAGTTTCTTGGGCCTTATAGGTAAAAGAGACAATAGAGTTGAGTAAAGCTACATTCCACAATTATGATAGAAATAAAGAGTGGAAAGAAAGAAGGACAagtcaaataaattaaagactGATGACTTACCAAAAGCAGAGGAAGAAGGGGTTGGAGAGGTGGGGGTGAAGGGACACAGTGTCACAGACACACTCAAGTAATGTGGAGCACatttatgtaatatatatatatatatatagagagagagagagagagagagagttgtacTTATATGGTAGTTGTTTATCTATCTACCAAATAGAAAAATGGAAGAGAGAAATAGAATAATAACAAGGGCATCATCAATGACAGGTATGGTAGAtcgaagaaaaaggaaaaggcttTGCTTTCATTTACAGGTTCATGGAAGATCACTCATGCCGCAGAGGAATGTTTCCTGGCATTCAGTTGTGAAGTCACCATCCTTACAACTTGATTTTAGAACAAAAGatatcttattttataatatgaagCTGGTTTAGGTTTCGAAGATCAGCatggtgattgttttttaatgtattttttatttagaaatatattaaaataatttttttatttttttaaatttatttttaacattatcacaccaaaataatccaaaaatacctaaaaataatcacatttcttttgaaactcttctaaaaagaaaaaatgttcaAGCACCTACCAGAAAGTTACATGATATTTGCGCTGTTATTGATGTAGGTTTTTGTCTTTAAGGGTACATGATGAATgtcttaaaattttgtttttttgaaaccaataaaataatttatgatatgcatCTTTGGTATAATCATGGGGTTCGGAAATGCTTTTGCTGGGCCCTAAGTGAAAGCCAATAAGTGAGTAGgctcaaatatatttaatggaGGCCAAGTTTGTGGCTTGGTCTTCCGTGATTGAGTGAGTAGCTGGGTCGGTGGACCAGAGGATGTAAGCGTGTGAAGTTGCTTTTAATTTTGGAAAATAATGACCCCAAAACTTAATGTCCGATAGGGAAATGACATGAGCTTGCGTGTCGAACGATGAGGTTATGATGTCAATATAGCGTGAATGGTGATCTTCTTGCTAAACATGAAGAGGGAAGAGAAAAAATTCTCAAGTTGTTCCTCGTGCGAAGAATCAGCTAAGATATGGCTTCCGCCTGCATCAAACCAGATCTAAATCAGCATATGTTCATGATAAAACTGGACCCTTCATCTTGAGCAGCGGCAAAGGGTACCAAATGTTTGCTTTGCTTGCTAGTTATTTCCCTGAGCACATGCCCACctcacaaatttaaatttttttttttagtttaatgtgggtgtccgggtcaacTTGTACGCACCTTGACTAATCccacaggccctgaagttaataaccatgtaaaccTTCAATGGTCATCATATAAACAACTACGGGGCTTgaacctgagatcacagagatagcaaacctcttgattccaaactcttaccactgaaCCACCATTTAGATGATTAACCGAGTTGGGATTGCCCGGTTCGAAGattgatttagaaaaaataaataggccATTGATTCATCTTGTTAATTAATAGGTCATTGTATTAAcctgaataaattatttttattaaaataatagtattttgttctttaaaaacatttaaataaagATGGACCAAATTAACCAAGTAAGGAGTCAATTTAGTTATAAATCAACGTCAACCAAATTTTATAGaatcaatgtgttttttaatttaacctaaaaCAGTTTCAATTCAACCTAAAATAATCACCGATTTTCTAAAAAGGTTTAACAACTATGCACAAATCTAAGTAAAATTCTAGGAGAGGGCATAAAAGTCTAGTTAAATAAagcctttccttttcttttcctttgtcAAGCTTGACACTTTTCCTAGCAGTAGCCCCACGAAAGGTTCAAGTTTGTCTCATTATGCATCAACGGTTTACAATAATCCGCCCGTAGCAGGGAAAGAAGCTATTGCCGAATACTCATCGATTGTGTAGTATGAAATCCAGATAAATTGCTTTGCATACAATATTGCCTTGAAAGCTGCACCCACTTCTATTCTTTTTAGGGCCATCTTCAGCGCCGTTCAAAAATCCTAAGGGGCCGGAAGCACATCTTAAGGGCTCTAAGAGCCATCGCTCAAGGACCGAGACCGGAGGTGACtttggatttcttcaaaaaCACTGGAGACAGGAGCAAGGCCGAGGCCGAGGTCGTGGTTTACACCTTGCATTATCCAAGCTAACCATCATCAAACGGTTTAGTTGTTTACATGGCTTAATGCAAGTTGAGAAGTCATGGGGTGATTCATGCAACCCGGAGGGGAAAAAAGCGGGAAAAAAGGCATTGGACTGGATCTAGATTCTGCAGTTAAAACCTGAAGGAACAGTGCGTCTAGAATGGTATAAAGAAGAGACCTCAAATGCACACGCCTAGCAATCCCTTTCAGTGAAATAACTAGAAACAAGACATTTGAACCTGGGGCTCACAGCATGCAGAATTTGTACAAAAACAAGTTCTAGATTTGAATAATATTCCAATTAAGTTACTTTTGCTTCGACTTCTTGGAGCCCTTGCGGCGGCTTTCTATTTTCTCCTGTATTGCTTCAAATTCTTCTTCGGTGGGTTCTGAAGTTGAATTGCTCCCACCATATTTGGACTCCAGAGACGAGAGAAAGGAATTCACCTGGTTTTTTCTCTTACTTTGGCGCTCAGATATGATTGCAAATAGGTCTGTTTCTGGCTCCTTTTTGGACCtgcaaaagataaaaacataatagcGTCATAAATAAGAACTTcataaaatatgaagaaaaaacccTATCCTAGAATACTTACTTCACCCTCCTTTTTAAAGGGTTGGTAGGAGGTTTTGTTTCAGACACTCGTTTTGCCCATTTCTGGTAAGCTTTGGTTCTCTTCACTTCTCctataaaagaaagcaaataaaaagaaaacggTGTCACAAAAGCTAACCAGCCATGTTGTCTCAGGCTCTCAGCTTCTCATATTTTATGAAAAGTTATGGTAAAGAGTACAAAAAGTTTTAACCTATTGAAATGTCCAGATCGAACACTTGCTGACAACATATCTTAGAGATTTTAGAGCCACTTTTACCTGCAGATATTGCCTCATCCAGAATGTCCATGAATCGGTGTGAATCAAGCTTAGGATCAGAGCAAAGCATTGAACAGAAGAGCCTGAAAATGTTCCGTGTCAAACTATAAAGTCTGGAAAAAGGAAGTTCAATTCAAACTAGGAAACCTGGGAGAAAAGCCTGGAACTAATTACCTGCTCATGTTACCCTTGCACTCCTTATAGAGTTCAATCAAATCCTTTTTCTCAGAATCAGATCCCCTGTAGTTTGCTTCAAACTCTTCAATATCAGCTTCAGTGACCTGACTTTGAAGTCCAGTGTCAACTCAAGCTATTGGAAAGCCAAAATAATAGTATATGAAAACAGGAAACATGCAGGACCAGATATTATGACCTTTTTGTAAAAAGTTCTGAAAAAATCCTTCAAATTCTGAACAACGTCCCCTGCAAGATCCTGACCAACAAGAAAAGCATCAATGAGGTTCTCAATGCCGGATGAAAAGAGAACATTTCAATTCCCCAAGAACctaatcattcatttttcttttcataataatggaatgaattaattttttttccttttcacaataataagaagaagaaaattgaaaccgGCACATCATTGCTCTCTGTGACTGCAAGTATTTTGCAATGGATGGCAAACTGGCTTTGCCTTCCAAGTCAAATACTTGAAGGCATATACAGAAAATTTTAGTAGCCTAAGAACATCCTATAATCCTGGACTCGttaatccaaataaaaatagctaaaacaGAAGCACTTACTGTATCATCGACGCAGCCAGTTTGATCATAGACCGCCTTTTTTTCCTCATCACCAAGAATCGATATCACCTTTTGCAATTGCTGAAACTTCTCCTTAGCTTCCTATTATGAGACAAAATCACATGTCATAAACAAATAGCACTAAAACAAAGACAAAGACGCCAGTAAGAAAAGTAGGAATCCAAACAAATTACCTCGTCACCTGGATTTTTATCAGGATGGAGTCGCAACGCCAACTTATAGTATGCTTTCTTTATTTCCTGTTGAGATGCTGTCTTCGCAACACCAAGAACCTACAACAAGTGGGTTGCCATTTTGTTGGCTCACTTCATTACAAATTGCATAATAAACCGCATCACAAAGCAAAGCAAGACAAGAAGGGGTCAGAGCTCAGACAAGATAAGAAACAGAAGTACAGAGAGCGCTTAACTCGTGAACAATGCACCAAAGGCAGAAATAGAGCCAAAAAGTGAAAGCAAACAGAAGTACCAAAAATGCATAATTCTGCCATGGAGTCACCTGCTTACCACATGCTAGAACAAGAGGGACAGGTTCAATCTACCATCTGCACTGCACCTCGACAAATAAATACTCACTGCAACCTACTTAAACTACTCAAATATATTCTTAGCACAATCAATTATTCTACTCAAAACATATaaacttcaaataaataaacaatatctaTACAAGTATACCAACATCGAAAGCGAATTCTCTTTCGCTATTTTGTATGCTAATTGCAAACCCTCGCTTAATTTCCTAAAAGAAACAATGCTTTCTCGTGTTCTTAAACCTATTCCCCAATTAGATTTACGTACCGCAGTTTCACAGATTCAGCATTTGTCATAATGCCTTTTGCAAGTTATTCAATGAAGAAAGTtgcagaaaaaacaagaaaccctAATTTCCCATTTACAGCGTATAAAAACATTCAATAGAATCTGAGCTAAACTGCAATCAAagcgcaaaaaaaaataacaattcaaagaaataacaaaaacccaTTAACCTCATTTCAAATTTAAGCCCGAAAAATCACTAAAAGCAtgtaaaacaaacaaacaaactaaataagacaatgaaacaaaatataaatgttcAAATACCTCATAGAGACTCTTCTCATTTGCAGAGGATTGGTTCATATTCTCTTGATGTTCCTCTTCTACTTCGGATtcaatctcttcttcttcttcttcacgaGAAACCCTAGGTTTCTTTCCCTTCCTTCCCATTTTTAGCTTTCAATTTTGTGTGCAGAGTGGGTTGAGAGAGAGTGAAAACGAGTGAAGTgaggttttgtttctttttatattccCGCCACTTTGCTCGATTTCCCGCCGGAATGTTCTGATCTGTTGGCTCCTCTCCTCTGTGATGGTCTGGTGTGTAATGTGAAGGTACATCTCAACCGCGAAATTTATGTGGGACCCATTATTTAAACGGTTTTGATGAGTTTCACTTGAGTGGACCTTGCGTGTGCGATCATTTCAAGGCGAGGCTGTGTTTGGTTACTgtttaaaagttgaaaaataaatgttggTAATGTCAGAAAATAGTTCGAAtgtaaaagttttgaaaaaatatctgATTGGTTCGCAGGAATTAAGtgtaatatataaaattgaccCAATTAGAACAcggtataatttaaaaaaccataaatcaaAGATGGTTTATTGATTTGTGAATAAATGTTTGTGAtttacttttattataattattattgtaataattactattaattattttttttgtgaattgcTTTTGTTTAAAAGAGCTTTTTGTTCGAATAAAATCTACATATAATTAAGTCTCTTTAATTTTGGTGTGCAGAGTTTTTTTTAGGTGAaccaatatatttaataactaccaattaaattatttttaaaatatgtaatgGTTAATAAAACTTAGAAAAtattgaatcaaatcaaataccaTGGTatataattcatgtttttaCTAAGATTGTCCATTTTATTTCggttgacattttattttttcaattgaaggCATGTTTCGGTTTTGGAGAATTTCAGCATGCCGTTTTGGAGTTGTACTTTTCATACACACACATACTCAACAAGTAGAGAAGGTAAAAATTAAACTGATAtgacttgataaaaaataaataaatatgacatATTCTTTTAAGATAACAATATACTGGATTGATCTGAATCAATCTAAATTAACATTCTAAATTCGTGACCTAGTTCATGAGATTAtaataactataaataaaacaaatcaaaataaattatgaaactcagttatattttcaaaatattaattcaacaaacatgattttaattcaaattcaaatataaactaatttaaaattatgtagTTCAGATttcaaacacaagtaaaaaaataggAGTTGAATCGACATGACTTGATCGACTTGATGGGCCAAGAGACAACATGGATGactggtaaaaatatagtttgtctaaaaacaaattcaagataacatatttttttaagaaaaaaaacactaaaatgataatatatttgattaatctaAGCCAGTTTGGGTTAACCTTCCAAATTCGTGACCCATGTCATGAGATCATAACaacctcaaataaaacaaatcaaaacaaattataaaattcaattcaataaccCCATTGTTGAATGATGAGAACGagaaaaatctaatataaaaaaataacaaaaaaaaacatttcaaaaataaattatgaaaatgctACCTCCAATTTTACAAGACTTTTCTAAACTTCGACTACCCTACAATTTtaacttgaaatataaaaatatataaggagACTCCTCGTAAAATACCAGTTTAATCCAATAATTAGATAAAGAGATGTTTTTGatatcttaaaattaaacaatatttaaaaaaataaaaaaaatatttggtcaaAATAAAACCGGAACATTCCGATCATAATTGACAACCTATtcagatttgttttgttttttaaatcaaaacaaaccaaaattctaaataaaatgaaatctattataatttattttgttttttaaactataacaaGATATACTTGCCATTCCAAACACGGGAGAATTGAATTGACAACCTTCTGAGTCGACACTGAATGAAAAACATAGCTGTAGtttaaatccttaaaaaaaaaaaaaaaactaatacgtggttgaaacttttgtttttgataattaattttggagttgggattttattatgttgagtatttattattattattattattatttttaaaatattatttaagatattttaatatatttttaatgtgttaatataaaaaataaaaaaaattattttaatatatttttattttaaaaaaacacagtgTAACAAGAACACACATTaagaattattaataaaaataaaaattattacaaagAATAATGATGATATACCAACCAGAAATCAAGATATTCATTAATCCCACAACAATGAACAAACAAACATGATTAAAGTGTCAAACTCgtcatttgaattttgaaatcatCATTATTGATAATTGCCTGGtagaattaaatgaaaaataaaaaaattaatccataaaataaaaatacaatacgAGACAAAACCGATTCAACTTTGCTAGCCCTATCCACGAGCTCCCCGAGACAGGTCAGCCCACCACTACACTGATACatatttaaaactatgatttttttaatttaaaaatatattataataatatatttttttatttttaaaaaattatttttaatatcacatttgaaaatatcaaataaatattattttaaaatttaaaaaaataatttaatttttttaaaaacacttttaatacATAAAATCTAACAAGTGAACAAACATCAAAGTAACGGTtagagaagtaaaaaaaaacaaattcggAGGGTAAATAGTCAGAACATGACAGACTCCATGGAAGGAGTTTGTTG
This genomic interval carries:
- the LOC133676891 gene encoding chaperone protein dnaJ 6-like, whose translation is MGRKGKKPRVSREEEEEEIESEVEEEHQENMNQSSANEKSLYEVLGVAKTASQQEIKKAYYKLALRLHPDKNPGDEEAKEKFQQLQKVISILGDEEKKAVYDQTGCVDDTDLAGDVVQNLKDFFRTFYKKVTEADIEEFEANYRGSDSEKKDLIELYKECKGNMSRLFCSMLCSDPKLDSHRFMDILDEAISAGEVKRTKAYQKWAKRVSETKPPTNPLKRRVKSKKEPETDLFAIISERQSKRKNQVNSFLSSLESKYGGSNSTSEPTEEEFEAIQEKIESRRKGSKKSKQK